The Flavivirga eckloniae genomic interval TTGCTGCCAAGCCTGTAGTAAACATATCTACATATTTGTTTATAACGTCGTCTTTTTTGCTGTTTTTCCCCTTAAGAAAGTTCATTGGATTTGAGAGTTTTAATTAATTAAGATAAAATTAAAAAAAACATATATAATTATGGTGTATTATATGTTAACATTGTAGGTATAAAATGACCTTTTAAAAAAACCAAATCTTACGCTTATATTAATATTTTAACATATAAATACAAGCTTATTTAATTCTATAACAATACAACTCAAAACCTCTTATTAATTTAAGTTTTTATATCATAAATACATAATTAAAAAAGCGGTGAATAATTATACATTATCCAGTATAAATTATAGACAAAAAACACTGGAGCGACCAAAATTTGGTCGCTCCAGTGTTTAAAACTTCTTTTTGAGACGGAACACTTAATTAACCGTTCCGCCATCAAAACAAAATATATGTATTATTTAAGTTTCTTTTTAACCTCAACTTCATGGAAGGCTTCAATAATATCTCCTTCTTTAATATCGTTGTAGTTTTTAATTTGCATACCACAGTCGTAACCTTTACTAACTTCCTTAGCATCATCCTTGAATCGTTTTAACGATACTAATTCGCCAGTATAAACAACTACACCGTCTCTAATTAAGCGAATATTAGATGATCTTAATATTTTACCATTAGTTACCATACAACCTGCAATGCTTCCAACTTTAGATACTTTAAATATTTCTCTAATCTCTGCTGTACCAGTAATTTCTTCTTTAAGTTCTGGCGACAACATGCCTTCCATCGCATCTTTAAGATCGTTAATGGCATCGTAAATAATAGAATATGTTCTAATGTCGATTTCTTCTTTATCGGCAATCATTCTAGCATTTCCTACAGGACGCACATTAAACCCGACTATAATAGCATCGGATGCTGATGCTAACAATACGTCACTTTCCGTAATGGCTCCAACCCCTTTATGCAGGATATTAACTTGAATTTCTTCTGTAGACAGTTTTTGGAATGAGTCTGTTAATGCTTCTACCGAACCATCCACATCACCTTTAAGGATGATATTTAATTCTTGGAAATCACCAAGTGCTATACGACGACCAATCTCGTCAAGCGTAATATGACGTTGTGTTCTAACAGATTGTTCTCTTTGCAACTGCGCTCTCTTTGATGCAATTTGCTTAGCTTCACGCTCATCTGCAAACACATTAAATTTATCACCCGCTTGTGGCGCACCATCTAAACCTAGAATAGAAACAGGTGTAGAAGGTCCCGCAGCTTCAACATCATTTCCTCGTTCGTCATGCATTGCTTTCACTTTACCACTGTGTTGACCTGCTAATACATAATCACCAACTTTTAGTGTTCCTGCCTGTACCAAAATAGTTGATACATAACCACGACCTTTATCCAAGAAGGCTTCTACAACTGTACCTACAGCTTGTTTATCTGGATTTGCCTTTAGCTCTAATAACTCAGCCTCAAGCAATACTTTTTCTAATAGTTCTTTTACTCCTGTTCCCACTTTAGCCGAAATATCGTGGGATTGAATTTTTCCACCCCAATCTTCAACTAAAAGATTCATTTGTGCTAATCCTTCTTTAATCTTATCTGGATTGGCATCTGGCTTATCTATTTTATTAATTGCAAAAACAATAGGGACTCCTGCTGCTTGTGCGTGAGATATCGCCTCTTTGGTTTGTGGCATGATATCGTCGTCTGCAGCAGCTACAATAATCGCAATATCTGTAACTTGTGCACCACGAGCACGCATCGCCGTAAAGGCTTCGTGACCTGGTGTATCTAAAAACGCTATTTTTTGTCCGCCTTCCAGTTCTACACCATAAGCTCCAATGTGTTGGGTAATTCCACCAGACTCACCTGCAATTACATTTTCTTTACGTATATAATCCAGAAGCGATGTTTTACCATGATCTACGTGTCCCATTACAGTTACTATAGGTGCACGTGATTTTAAATCTTCTTCTTTATCTTCTACTTCTTCAATAGACTCTTCGATATCTGCAGTTACAAACTCTACTTGATAACCGAATTCTTCTGCTACGATAGATAATGTTTCGGCATCTAAACGCTGATTCATGGTTACCATCATACCTAACGACATACATGCCGAAATAATTTGGGTAACAGATACATCCATCATAGTAGCAACTTCACTTGCGGTTACAAACTCTGTAACTTTAAGAATTTTACTTTCTGCTGCTTCTATTTGCTGATCGATCTCAGTTTGTTCTCTATGCTGATCTCTTTTATCTCTTCTGTATTTTGCTCCTTTACCTTTTGAAGATTTTCCTTGAAGTTTTTCAAGTGTTTCCCGCACTTGTTTTTTTACATCTTCTTCACTAGGCTCTTCTTTTACAATGTGACGACGACCTTGACCTGGTTTTCCTTTAAATCTATCGTTTCCTCCAGACCTTCCTCCTTGTCTATTTCCTCCTCCTTGATTGTTCCCAGATTGCGGTCCGCCAGCTTTGCTAATACGTCTACGTTTTTTCTTATTAGCAGCTCCTGCTTCACCAGCTTTGGCTTCTGGTTTCTTTTCTTCTTTCTTTTTCTTTGGCTTAACAAATTTGGATAAATCTATTTTATCGCCAGCTATTTTTGGACCTGTTAGTTTTTTGTACTGTGTTTCTACTCTTTCATCTGGAACAAGTTCTCCAGCTTCGTTTAAAATCTGCTTTTTAGGTTTTTCTTCCTTCTTTTCTTCAGCTTTTTTCTCTACGACAACTTTAGGTTTCTCTGTTTTAACCTCTTTCTTAACAGCTTTTACTTCTTCTTTTACCGCTTTGACCTCCTCTTTTTTAACAACAGGCTTCGCAGGTTCCGCTACTTCTTTTTTAACAGCTGGTTTTTCGGGCGTTTTAGGTTCTTCTACCTTTTCTGTTTTGTTAGAAACTGGTTCTGCTTTTTTCTTTTTTGGATCTAAATCTATTTTACCAACTTTTTTAGGTCCTGAAAGTGCTGCAGCAGCTTTAACTACTTCATCTTTTCTGGCTGTTACTTTTTGTTTCTCTTCAAGCTCACGCTCGCGTTGCTCTCGCAACACTTCTTTCTCTTTTATCTTAGCTTCACCAACCTCTTTCGATGCCACTTTTTTGTTAGCATCAACTTGAAATTCATTAGAAAGAACACTGTATATTTCTTCTGAAATTTTTGTAGTGGGTCGTTTCTCTATTTCAATACCTTTAGAATCTAAAAATTCTACGGCACGATCTAAAGAGATATTAAGCTCGCGTAATACTTTATTTAATCTAATTGTTTCAGCCATAAATCGCCTTTAAAATACTCAAATATATATGTTATTCTTCGAATTCTTCTTTTAAAATTCTAATAACTTCATTAATTGTTTCTTCTTCTAAGTCTGTTCTTTTTACTAAATCGTTTACTTCTTGCTCTAAAATACTTTTTGCTGTATCTAATCCAGCCTTACTAAACTCTTCAATAATCCATCCTTCTATTTCATCAGAGAACTCATTTAATTCCACATCTTCCTCAGCTCCTTCTCTAAAC includes:
- the infB gene encoding translation initiation factor IF-2, with protein sequence MAETIRLNKVLRELNISLDRAVEFLDSKGIEIEKRPTTKISEEIYSVLSNEFQVDANKKVASKEVGEAKIKEKEVLREQRERELEEKQKVTARKDEVVKAAAALSGPKKVGKIDLDPKKKKAEPVSNKTEKVEEPKTPEKPAVKKEVAEPAKPVVKKEEVKAVKEEVKAVKKEVKTEKPKVVVEKKAEEKKEEKPKKQILNEAGELVPDERVETQYKKLTGPKIAGDKIDLSKFVKPKKKKEEKKPEAKAGEAGAANKKKRRRISKAGGPQSGNNQGGGNRQGGRSGGNDRFKGKPGQGRRHIVKEEPSEEDVKKQVRETLEKLQGKSSKGKGAKYRRDKRDQHREQTEIDQQIEAAESKILKVTEFVTASEVATMMDVSVTQIISACMSLGMMVTMNQRLDAETLSIVAEEFGYQVEFVTADIEESIEEVEDKEEDLKSRAPIVTVMGHVDHGKTSLLDYIRKENVIAGESGGITQHIGAYGVELEGGQKIAFLDTPGHEAFTAMRARGAQVTDIAIIVAAADDDIMPQTKEAISHAQAAGVPIVFAINKIDKPDANPDKIKEGLAQMNLLVEDWGGKIQSHDISAKVGTGVKELLEKVLLEAELLELKANPDKQAVGTVVEAFLDKGRGYVSTILVQAGTLKVGDYVLAGQHSGKVKAMHDERGNDVEAAGPSTPVSILGLDGAPQAGDKFNVFADEREAKQIASKRAQLQREQSVRTQRHITLDEIGRRIALGDFQELNIILKGDVDGSVEALTDSFQKLSTEEIQVNILHKGVGAITESDVLLASASDAIIVGFNVRPVGNARMIADKEEIDIRTYSIIYDAINDLKDAMEGMLSPELKEEITGTAEIREIFKVSKVGSIAGCMVTNGKILRSSNIRLIRDGVVVYTGELVSLKRFKDDAKEVSKGYDCGMQIKNYNDIKEGDIIEAFHEVEVKKKLK